Proteins from a single region of Streptomyces spinoverrucosus:
- a CDS encoding PGPGW domain-containing protein: protein MPERRISAALAAGGAVLTAAGAAMYVLPGPGFPVLVVGLAALTTGLVMAAAGHRR from the coding sequence ATGCCCGAACGACGCATCAGCGCCGCCCTCGCCGCCGGCGGCGCCGTACTCACGGCGGCCGGAGCCGCGATGTACGTCCTGCCCGGTCCCGGCTTTCCCGTCCTGGTCGTCGGCCTTGCCGCACTGACAACCGGGCTGGTCATGGCCGCGGCCGGCCACCGCAGGTGA
- a CDS encoding flotillin family protein translates to MSPVLTAVVGIIVLVVLLGLVVITRYKVAGPSEAFIITGRRGKKSTDPATGRVFTDNSGQKVVVGGGVFVVPFVQQKFTLDLSSRHIPVAVRGAVTLRGVKANLEGVAIVKVGGTEDSIRAAAQRFLMQQDGIVGFTQEVLSGALRSIVGRMSVEDIIRDRAAFAGQVAEEAEASLSGQGLVLDAFQIQDITTEGSYLEDLGRPEAARAKQEADIAEAVARRAAEQARLKAEEEIAIAQRTLYLKQAEIKAQTDEAAAQANAAGPLAEADRQQQILAEQEKVAARQAALTDRQLDTQVRKPADAARYQAEQEAEARRIALVKQAEADAQRSRLTGEGEKAHRAALADAVRIEGEAQAAAIAAKGSAEADAMEKKADAFAQYGDAAVLQMLVEVLPQVVAKAAEPLAAVDKMTIVSTDGASRLTRTVTDNVAQGMELLSSATGMDLASLLQGMTQKKSAPETVPAPAAPSTPVEITD, encoded by the coding sequence ATGAGCCCTGTCCTCACCGCTGTGGTGGGCATCATCGTCCTCGTCGTCCTGCTCGGCCTCGTGGTCATCACGCGCTACAAGGTCGCGGGGCCGAGCGAGGCGTTCATCATCACCGGCCGGCGGGGGAAGAAGTCCACCGATCCGGCCACGGGCCGGGTGTTCACCGACAACAGCGGCCAGAAGGTCGTCGTGGGCGGCGGTGTCTTCGTCGTGCCGTTCGTGCAGCAGAAGTTCACCCTCGACCTGTCGAGCCGGCACATCCCGGTCGCCGTGCGTGGCGCGGTCACCCTGCGGGGTGTGAAGGCGAACCTGGAGGGCGTCGCGATCGTCAAGGTCGGCGGGACCGAGGACTCGATCCGGGCCGCCGCCCAGCGATTCCTGATGCAGCAGGACGGTATCGTCGGCTTCACGCAGGAGGTGCTGTCCGGCGCGCTGCGCTCGATCGTGGGTCGGATGTCGGTCGAGGACATCATCCGTGACCGCGCCGCCTTTGCCGGCCAGGTCGCGGAGGAGGCCGAGGCCAGCCTGTCCGGGCAGGGCCTGGTCCTGGACGCCTTCCAGATCCAGGACATCACCACCGAGGGCTCCTACCTGGAGGACCTCGGCCGGCCCGAGGCCGCCCGCGCCAAGCAGGAGGCCGACATCGCCGAGGCCGTCGCCCGCCGCGCCGCCGAACAGGCCCGGCTCAAGGCGGAGGAGGAGATCGCCATCGCGCAGCGGACCCTCTACCTGAAGCAGGCCGAGATCAAGGCCCAGACCGACGAGGCCGCCGCCCAGGCGAACGCCGCCGGTCCGCTCGCCGAAGCCGACCGCCAGCAGCAGATCCTCGCCGAGCAGGAGAAGGTCGCCGCGCGGCAGGCCGCACTGACCGACCGTCAGCTCGACACCCAGGTCCGCAAGCCGGCCGACGCCGCCCGCTACCAGGCCGAGCAGGAGGCCGAGGCCCGCCGCATCGCCCTGGTCAAGCAGGCCGAGGCCGACGCCCAGCGCTCCCGCCTCACCGGCGAGGGCGAGAAGGCCCACCGCGCCGCACTCGCCGACGCCGTACGCATCGAGGGCGAGGCCCAGGCCGCCGCCATCGCCGCCAAGGGCTCCGCCGAGGCCGACGCCATGGAGAAGAAGGCCGACGCGTTCGCCCAGTACGGCGACGCCGCCGTCCTCCAGATGCTCGTCGAGGTCCTGCCCCAGGTCGTCGCCAAGGCCGCCGAGCCGCTCGCCGCCGTCGACAAGATGACCATCGTCTCCACCGACGGCGCGAGCCGGTTGACCCGCACGGTCACGGACAACGTCGCCCAGGGCATGGAACTGCTCTCCTCCGCGACGGGCATGGACCTCGCCTCGCTTCTCCAAGGCATGACGCAGAAGAAGTCGGCACCCGAGACCGTTCCGGCTCCGGCGGCCCCGAGCACGCCGGTCGAGATCACCGACTAG
- a CDS encoding malonic semialdehyde reductase, with product MSLALDPAAQDLLFREARTANTFTDEPVTDEQVQAIYDLVKYGPTSMNQSPLRVTLVRSPEARERLVQHLAEGNQAKTAAAPLVAILSADNEFHEELPRLFPHFPQAKDAFFGDRAVRENNAALNAALQAAYFIIGVRAAGLAAGPMTGCDFEGLRKEFLDDDHTPLMVVNIGRPGPDAWFPRSPRLAYEDVVTTV from the coding sequence ATGTCTCTCGCTCTCGACCCCGCCGCCCAGGACCTGCTGTTCCGCGAGGCCCGCACCGCGAACACCTTCACCGACGAGCCCGTCACCGACGAGCAGGTGCAGGCGATCTACGACCTGGTCAAGTACGGGCCGACCTCCATGAACCAGTCGCCGCTGCGCGTCACGCTGGTCCGATCCCCCGAGGCCCGTGAGCGCCTGGTCCAGCACCTGGCCGAGGGCAACCAGGCCAAGACGGCCGCCGCCCCGCTGGTCGCGATCCTCTCCGCGGACAACGAGTTCCACGAGGAGCTGCCGCGGCTCTTCCCGCACTTCCCGCAGGCCAAGGACGCCTTCTTCGGCGACCGCGCCGTGCGTGAGAACAACGCCGCGCTGAACGCCGCCCTCCAGGCCGCGTACTTCATCATCGGCGTCCGCGCCGCCGGGCTGGCCGCCGGCCCCATGACCGGCTGCGACTTCGAGGGCCTGCGCAAGGAGTTCCTGGACGACGACCACACCCCGCTGATGGTCGTGAACATCGGCCGTCCGGGCCCGGACGCGTGGTTCCCGCGCTCGCCGCGACTGGCGTACGAGGACGTCGTCACGACCGTGTGA
- a CDS encoding DUF4245 domain-containing protein, with product MAGTNGKQKTVRDMVLSLGLIVLAGLVMYLFIPHDDDREPDLPRVDYRIELLTARRAAAYPVAAPEGLPQTWKATSVRFNGQEHDTWHLGFHAPDGEYVTVKQSMDKRIPFIEDATQGAEETEVTEEIGGRTWIRWTGGRYDALVLAEDDDAKGATTVVAGTGSFEQLATMAKALKTS from the coding sequence GTGGCAGGTACGAACGGCAAGCAGAAGACGGTCCGGGACATGGTTCTCTCCCTGGGCCTGATCGTGCTGGCGGGATTGGTCATGTACCTCTTCATCCCGCACGACGACGACAGGGAACCCGACCTCCCCCGGGTCGACTACCGGATCGAACTGCTCACGGCCCGCCGTGCCGCCGCCTACCCGGTGGCCGCGCCGGAGGGCCTGCCGCAGACCTGGAAGGCGACGTCGGTCCGCTTCAACGGCCAGGAGCACGACACCTGGCACCTGGGCTTCCATGCCCCCGACGGCGAGTACGTCACCGTGAAGCAGTCCATGGACAAGCGGATCCCGTTCATCGAGGACGCGACCCAGGGTGCGGAGGAGACGGAGGTCACCGAGGAGATCGGCGGCCGTACGTGGATCCGCTGGACCGGCGGCCGGTACGACGCGCTCGTCCTCGCGGAGGACGACGACGCCAAGGGCGCGACCACGGTGGTGGCCGGCACGGGCTCGTTCGAGCAGCTGGCCACGATGGCGAAGGCGCTGAAGACGTCGTGA
- a CDS encoding APC family permease: MSETGTASPRADEHHRLLRTLGFRDLVVYGLLFIAPMAPVGVFGTLDARSHGAVALVYVVATVAMAFTAFSYAQMVRVVPQAGSVFAYARVALGKEAGFIAGWMAMLDYLLIPAVAYLFSGIAMEALVPEVSRWVWTVLAVVVTTLLNLWGVRAAARVGFVVLALEIVVLLVFVVSAIVVLARVGAERGWLSPLSGDGTQGAFAVSAVIGAVSIAVLSYLGFDAIATFAEEITGGSRQVARAVLFCLGLAGVLFVAQTYLVALLAPASSAQLAAEPARQGSAFYDAVDASVGAWLHDLVAASKSLGAAFAALAGQAAAGRLLFAMGRDRRLPRALSRTDSGVPRVALLCAALITTVAAVWAARRDDGVDHLVSVVDIGALTAFTLLHASVVGWFAVRRQGGAVSWWRHVLVPVLGAVITIAVIVGASRSAQVVGAVWLLVGVVVLVAQARGQSRAGG; this comes from the coding sequence ATGTCCGAAACCGGCACGGCGTCGCCCAGGGCGGACGAGCATCACCGGCTGCTGCGCACCCTGGGCTTTCGGGACTTGGTCGTCTACGGGTTGCTGTTCATCGCCCCCATGGCCCCGGTCGGCGTGTTCGGCACCCTGGACGCCAGGTCGCACGGGGCGGTCGCCCTGGTGTACGTCGTCGCCACGGTGGCGATGGCGTTCACCGCATTCAGCTACGCCCAGATGGTGCGGGTGGTTCCCCAGGCGGGCTCGGTGTTCGCCTACGCGCGCGTGGCGCTCGGCAAGGAGGCCGGTTTCATCGCCGGCTGGATGGCGATGCTGGACTACCTGCTGATCCCGGCGGTCGCCTATCTGTTCTCCGGCATCGCGATGGAGGCGCTGGTTCCGGAGGTCTCGCGCTGGGTGTGGACCGTGCTGGCGGTGGTCGTGACGACGCTGCTGAACCTGTGGGGCGTACGAGCCGCGGCCCGGGTCGGTTTCGTCGTTCTCGCCCTGGAGATCGTGGTCCTGCTGGTCTTCGTCGTGTCGGCGATCGTCGTCCTCGCGCGCGTGGGGGCGGAGCGGGGGTGGCTGTCGCCGTTGTCGGGGGACGGCACGCAGGGGGCGTTCGCGGTGTCGGCGGTGATCGGGGCCGTGTCGATCGCCGTGCTGTCGTATCTCGGATTCGACGCGATCGCCACGTTCGCGGAGGAGATCACGGGAGGGTCGCGGCAGGTGGCGCGGGCGGTGTTGTTCTGCCTCGGTCTCGCCGGGGTGCTGTTCGTCGCGCAGACGTACCTGGTGGCGCTGCTGGCGCCGGCGTCGTCCGCGCAGCTGGCCGCCGAGCCCGCCAGGCAGGGCTCGGCCTTCTACGACGCCGTGGACGCGTCCGTCGGGGCGTGGCTGCACGATCTGGTGGCCGCGAGCAAGTCGCTCGGCGCGGCGTTCGCGGCGCTGGCCGGACAGGCGGCGGCCGGGCGGCTGCTGTTCGCGATGGGACGGGACCGGCGGCTGCCTCGGGCGCTGTCGCGGACGGACTCCGGGGTGCCGCGGGTGGCGCTGCTGTGCGCGGCGTTGATCACGACGGTGGCGGCGGTGTGGGCGGCCCGGCGCGACGACGGCGTGGACCACCTGGTGTCGGTGGTCGACATCGGTGCCCTGACGGCGTTCACCCTGCTGCACGCGAGCGTGGTGGGGTGGTTCGCGGTACGGCGTCAGGGTGGCGCGGTGAGCTGGTGGCGGCATGTGCTGGTGCCGGTACTGGGGGCGGTGATCACGATCGCGGTGATCGTGGGGGCGTCGCGGAGTGCGCAGGTGGTGGGGGCGGTGTGGCTGCTGGTCGGTGTGGTGGTGCTGGTGGCGCAGGCTCGCGGGCAGAGCCGGGCCGGCGGGTGA
- a CDS encoding DUF6542 domain-containing protein, producing the protein MEQHRTRSPQHGPRRGTSPPTPPTPLPPQAQRGGGGGGGGGGAGASAARPTKPAKPAKPAKPAARSAKTTAARSAKTDATGPTKTAANRPGKTDAGRPAKPVGARPGGRPTGPPRPPAAVRRPAPPIVQAVRRMPNPRLTGLGCGLFCGAVTLALGSLDSLLFGSSLVVYGVLFLPVCVLAAVWVRGVDLVTVPVVVPIAFTLGLVPIAENGDGLSGRVVGLFTALATQAGWLYGGTLVAGSIVTVRKIRLMRRRVARNRPPA; encoded by the coding sequence GTGGAGCAACACAGGACGCGATCTCCTCAGCACGGACCGCGACGCGGGACCTCACCCCCGACGCCCCCGACGCCCCTGCCGCCACAGGCCCAGCGCGGCGGTGGTGGCGGCGGTGGCGGTGGCGGTGCCGGTGCCTCCGCGGCGCGCCCGACCAAACCCGCCAAGCCCGCCAAGCCCGCCAAGCCCGCCGCACGATCGGCCAAGACCACCGCCGCACGATCGGCCAAGACCGACGCCACGGGCCCGACCAAGACCGCCGCCAACCGCCCGGGCAAGACCGACGCCGGGCGCCCGGCCAAGCCCGTCGGCGCGCGGCCCGGCGGTCGTCCCACCGGTCCGCCCCGGCCTCCGGCGGCGGTGCGCCGACCCGCTCCGCCGATCGTCCAGGCGGTACGCCGGATGCCCAACCCCCGGCTCACCGGTCTCGGCTGCGGGCTGTTCTGCGGGGCGGTGACCCTGGCCCTCGGCAGTCTCGACTCGCTGCTGTTCGGGTCGTCGCTCGTCGTGTACGGCGTGCTGTTCCTGCCGGTGTGCGTGCTGGCGGCGGTATGGGTGCGGGGGGTGGATCTGGTGACCGTGCCTGTCGTGGTGCCGATCGCCTTCACGCTGGGGCTGGTGCCCATCGCCGAGAACGGGGACGGGCTGAGCGGGCGGGTCGTGGGGCTGTTCACCGCGCTGGCCACGCAGGCGGGGTGGTTGTACGGGGGGACGCTCGTCGCCGGGTCGATCGTGACCGTGCGAAAGATCCGGCTCATGCGGCGGCGGGTGGCACGGAACCGCCCGCCCGCATAA
- a CDS encoding insulinase family protein — protein sequence MTLSLTDFTASGSDEQVARFLTRVCEALSSLPLDRLEREAGVLAAEGSGITDPTSAELLSFRYGSVGAGLASWDGPGPDRIPAEAVQDVAARYFHADNAVLILTGRPPAELRLPLPRGTRPDRAGAQPVLNPGPVWFQAVVPGPGLALRGDLDDPALVLALAVLQERLRQRARHQEGLSYDVAGTRMHTGAGQGEYTLCLDAREGKKQRVAELLWQEALRMARTGVTEEELAEEVVGLRESWLDPRSTPSELGDAAGCLLLGLDYQDPRTRLDALEKVTTEQAAQAFTTALATALLVVPCDVEVSLGQLDGTPLPRGGCTTAQTLPADVRLFKPSLLDRALSSAARTARLGIGASGLWSRDADGDVHHVPFDEVVGVEMQGPGRVVFGRSGCLIPVVPEMWTRIGPAVAAIDAAVPAALRYETSGLVADGDD from the coding sequence GTGACGCTCTCGCTCACGGACTTCACCGCTTCCGGGAGTGACGAGCAGGTCGCACGGTTCCTCACCCGTGTCTGCGAGGCGCTGTCTTCTCTGCCGTTGGACCGACTGGAGCGCGAGGCCGGTGTGCTCGCCGCCGAGGGCTCCGGTATCACTGATCCGACCAGCGCGGAGTTGCTGTCGTTCCGATACGGCTCTGTCGGGGCAGGTCTGGCCTCCTGGGACGGTCCCGGTCCCGACCGCATCCCCGCCGAGGCCGTCCAGGACGTCGCTGCCCGCTACTTCCATGCGGACAACGCCGTTCTGATCCTGACGGGCCGGCCCCCGGCGGAACTCCGCCTGCCGCTGCCGCGAGGCACACGCCCCGACCGCGCCGGTGCGCAGCCGGTGCTGAACCCGGGGCCGGTCTGGTTCCAGGCCGTCGTGCCCGGCCCTGGTCTCGCGCTCCGTGGCGATCTCGACGATCCCGCACTCGTGCTCGCCCTCGCTGTGCTCCAGGAACGGCTCAGGCAGCGGGCACGGCACCAGGAGGGCCTTTCGTACGACGTGGCCGGCACCCGTATGCACACCGGAGCCGGCCAGGGCGAGTACACGCTCTGCCTGGACGCCCGCGAGGGCAAGAAACAGCGTGTGGCCGAGCTGCTGTGGCAGGAGGCACTGCGCATGGCCCGCACGGGCGTCACCGAAGAGGAACTCGCCGAAGAGGTAGTCGGATTGCGTGAATCCTGGCTCGATCCGCGTTCGACGCCCTCCGAACTCGGCGACGCGGCCGGGTGCCTGTTGCTGGGGCTCGACTACCAGGACCCGCGGACACGGCTGGACGCCCTGGAGAAGGTCACAACGGAACAGGCGGCGCAGGCGTTCACCACGGCGCTTGCCACCGCCCTGCTGGTCGTCCCCTGCGATGTGGAGGTGAGCCTCGGGCAGCTCGACGGCACCCCGCTGCCCCGTGGAGGCTGCACCACAGCCCAGACACTCCCGGCGGACGTACGCCTGTTCAAGCCTTCTCTGCTCGACCGCGCCCTCTCCTCCGCTGCCCGCACGGCACGGCTCGGAATCGGCGCCTCGGGCCTGTGGTCACGAGACGCTGACGGTGACGTGCACCATGTGCCCTTCGACGAGGTTGTCGGCGTGGAGATGCAAGGGCCGGGGCGTGTGGTGTTCGGCCGAAGCGGCTGCCTGATCCCGGTCGTGCCCGAGATGTGGACGAGGATCGGACCAGCCGTCGCAGCCATCGACGCCGCTGTACCGGCGGCGTTGCGCTACGAGACCTCCGGCCTCGTCGCCGACGGTGACGACTGA
- the ppgK gene encoding polyphosphate--glucose phosphotransferase, translating into MQIFGVDIGGSGIKGAPVDLDRGDLADERFKVLTPHPATPDSVADGVKEVVDHFGWSGPVGVTFPGVVTGGAMIRTAANVDKGWIDTDARVLLGDRLGGVPVTVVNDADAAGIAEMAFGAGRDRKGTVIMLTFGTGIGSAVFTDGVLVPNTELGHLELHGHDAETRASSKVKDDHDMSWEQWAHRVQQYLAHVEMLFSPEVFIIGGGVSRKAHKFLHYIEGIKAEMVPAQLQNNAGIVGAAMRVANGG; encoded by the coding sequence ATGCAGATCTTCGGCGTGGACATCGGTGGATCCGGGATCAAGGGCGCCCCTGTGGACCTCGACAGGGGCGACCTCGCGGACGAGCGTTTCAAGGTGCTGACCCCGCACCCGGCCACGCCCGACTCGGTGGCCGACGGGGTCAAGGAGGTCGTCGACCACTTCGGCTGGAGCGGGCCGGTCGGCGTGACGTTCCCGGGTGTCGTCACGGGCGGCGCCATGATCCGTACGGCGGCGAACGTCGACAAGGGCTGGATCGACACGGACGCGCGCGTGCTGCTGGGCGACCGCCTGGGTGGCGTTCCGGTGACCGTGGTGAACGACGCGGACGCGGCGGGCATCGCGGAGATGGCCTTCGGCGCCGGCCGCGACCGCAAGGGCACGGTCATCATGCTGACCTTCGGCACCGGCATCGGCAGCGCCGTCTTCACCGACGGCGTCCTCGTCCCCAACACCGAGCTGGGCCATCTCGAACTGCACGGGCACGACGCCGAGACGCGCGCCTCCAGCAAGGTCAAGGACGACCACGACATGTCGTGGGAGCAGTGGGCGCACCGGGTCCAGCAATATCTCGCGCACGTCGAGATGCTCTTCTCGCCCGAGGTCTTCATCATCGGCGGCGGGGTGAGCCGCAAGGCGCACAAGTTCCTGCACTACATCGAGGGCATCAAGGCGGAGATGGTGCCGGCGCAGCTGCAGAACAACGCGGGGATCGTGGGGGCCGCGATGAGAGTGGCGAACGGCGGATAG
- a CDS encoding 4-hydroxy-3-methylbut-2-enyl diphosphate reductase, protein MGAMTASTGRRVLLAAPRGYCAGVDRAVIAVEKALEQYGAPIYVRHEIVHNKYVVQTLEKKGAIFVEQTDEVPPGNIVMFSAHGVAPVVHEEAERGKLATIDATCPLVTKVHKEAVRFAGEDYDILLIGHEGHEEVIGTSGEAPDHIQLVDGPGDVDKVEVRDPSKVVWLSQTTLSVDETMETVDALKEKFPQLISPPSDDICYATQNRQLAVKQMGAEADLVIVVGSRNSSNSKRLVEVAKLAGARAAYLVDFADEIDAAWLEGVSTVGVTSGASVPEVLVEQVLEWLSQRGFEDVEIVKAAEESITFSLPKELRRDLREEAAALIAQRTGAEGAGEA, encoded by the coding sequence ATGGGTGCCATGACTGCTTCGACTGGCCGCCGTGTCCTGCTCGCCGCCCCCCGGGGCTACTGCGCGGGTGTGGACCGCGCCGTGATCGCCGTCGAGAAAGCCCTGGAGCAGTACGGCGCTCCGATCTATGTCCGGCACGAGATCGTCCACAACAAGTACGTCGTGCAGACCCTGGAGAAGAAGGGCGCGATCTTCGTCGAGCAGACGGACGAGGTCCCCCCGGGGAACATCGTGATGTTCTCCGCGCACGGCGTCGCCCCGGTCGTCCACGAGGAGGCCGAGCGCGGCAAGCTGGCCACCATCGACGCGACCTGCCCGCTGGTCACCAAGGTCCACAAGGAAGCCGTCCGGTTCGCGGGCGAGGACTACGACATCCTCCTGATCGGTCACGAGGGCCACGAGGAGGTCATCGGCACCTCCGGCGAGGCCCCCGACCACATCCAGCTCGTCGACGGTCCCGGCGACGTCGACAAGGTCGAGGTCCGCGACCCGTCCAAGGTCGTCTGGCTGTCGCAGACCACGCTCTCCGTCGACGAGACCATGGAGACCGTCGACGCCCTGAAGGAGAAGTTCCCGCAGCTGATCTCGCCGCCCAGCGACGACATCTGCTACGCCACCCAGAACCGCCAGCTCGCCGTGAAGCAGATGGGTGCCGAGGCGGATCTGGTGATCGTCGTCGGGTCCCGCAACTCCTCCAACTCCAAGCGGCTCGTCGAGGTCGCCAAGCTCGCCGGCGCGCGTGCGGCGTACCTGGTGGACTTCGCCGACGAGATCGACGCGGCCTGGCTGGAGGGCGTCTCGACGGTCGGCGTCACCTCCGGTGCGTCCGTCCCCGAGGTGCTCGTCGAGCAGGTACTGGAGTGGCTGTCCCAGCGCGGCTTCGAGGACGTCGAGATCGTCAAGGCGGCCGAGGAGTCCATCACCTTCTCGCTGCCCAAGGAACTCCGCCGTGATCTGCGCGAGGAGGCGGCGGCGCTGATCGCGCAGCGTACCGGGGCGGAGGGCGCGGGCGAGGCGTGA
- a CDS encoding exodeoxyribonuclease VII small subunit, with product MSSRVDEALGYEQARDELIEVVRRLEAGGTTLEESLALWERGEELAKVCRRWLEGARARLDAALAEEAEAEQEDGEGDS from the coding sequence ATGAGCAGCAGGGTGGATGAGGCGCTGGGCTACGAGCAGGCGCGGGACGAGCTGATCGAGGTCGTACGGCGGCTGGAGGCGGGCGGTACGACGCTTGAGGAGTCCCTCGCGCTGTGGGAGCGCGGCGAGGAGCTGGCCAAGGTGTGCCGGCGGTGGCTGGAGGGCGCGCGGGCCCGGCTGGACGCGGCGCTCGCCGAGGAGGCCGAGGCCGAGCAGGAGGACGGCGAGGGCGACTCGTAG
- the xseA gene encoding exodeoxyribonuclease VII large subunit yields the protein MAVNTSPESPLPVGEVSRLIGGWIDRLGAVWVEGQITQLSRRPGAGVVFLTLRDPSYDISVSVTCYRQVFDAVADVVSEGARVVVLAKPEWYAPRGQLSLRAAEIKPVGVGELLARLEQLKKKLAGEGLFAPERKRPLPFLPQLIGLVCGRASAAERDVLENARHRWPAVRFEVRNVAVQGVHAVPQVVQAVKELDEIDDVDVIIVARGGGSVEDLLPFSDEQLVRAVAACRTPVVSAIGHEPDNPLLDHVADLRASTPTDAAKKVVPDVGEEFERVRQLRDRARRCMAAFLEREERGLAHALARPSIEDPHRMIDERADQVAALTERGRRCLGHHLDRAESELTHTHARVVALSPAATLKRGYAVLQKADGHVVRTPDEVTGEERLRARVAEGEFSVRVDV from the coding sequence ATGGCAGTCAACACGTCCCCGGAATCCCCCCTGCCCGTCGGTGAGGTGTCGCGGCTCATCGGGGGGTGGATCGACCGGCTCGGGGCGGTCTGGGTCGAGGGGCAGATCACGCAGTTGTCGCGCCGGCCGGGCGCGGGCGTGGTGTTCCTGACGCTGCGGGACCCGTCGTACGACATCTCGGTGAGCGTCACCTGCTACCGGCAGGTGTTCGACGCGGTCGCCGATGTGGTGAGCGAGGGCGCGCGGGTCGTCGTCCTGGCGAAGCCGGAGTGGTACGCGCCGCGGGGGCAGCTGTCGCTCAGGGCCGCCGAGATAAAGCCCGTGGGGGTCGGGGAGCTGCTGGCGCGGCTGGAGCAGCTGAAGAAGAAGCTGGCGGGCGAAGGGCTGTTCGCGCCGGAGCGGAAGCGGCCGCTGCCGTTTCTGCCGCAGCTGATCGGGTTGGTGTGCGGGCGGGCCTCGGCCGCGGAGCGCGACGTGCTGGAGAACGCCCGGCACCGCTGGCCGGCCGTGCGCTTCGAGGTGCGCAACGTCGCCGTGCAGGGCGTGCACGCCGTGCCGCAGGTCGTGCAGGCGGTGAAGGAGCTCGACGAGATCGACGACGTCGATGTGATCATCGTCGCGCGCGGCGGCGGGAGCGTGGAGGACCTCCTGCCCTTCTCCGACGAGCAGCTCGTCCGCGCGGTCGCCGCCTGCCGTACGCCGGTCGTGTCGGCCATCGGGCACGAGCCGGACAACCCGCTCCTGGACCACGTCGCCGACCTGCGGGCCTCCACGCCCACCGACGCCGCGAAGAAGGTCGTACCGGACGTGGGCGAGGAGTTCGAGCGGGTGCGGCAGCTGCGGGACCGGGCGCGGCGGTGCATGGCGGCTTTCCTGGAGCGGGAGGAGCGCGGGCTGGCGCACGCGCTGGCGCGGCCCTCGATAGAGGACCCGCACCGGATGATCGACGAGCGGGCCGACCAGGTGGCGGCCCTGACGGAGCGCGGGCGGCGGTGTCTGGGACACCACCTCGACCGCGCCGAGTCGGAGCTGACGCACACGCACGCGCGCGTGGTGGCCCTCTCACCGGCGGCGACCCTGAAGCGGGGGTACGCGGTGCTGCAGAAGGCCGACGGCCACGTGGTCCGCACGCCGGACGAGGTGACAGGCGAGGAGCGGCTGCGGGCGCGGGTGGCCGAGGGTGAGTTCTCGGTACGAGTGGATGTCTAG
- the ychF gene encoding redox-regulated ATPase YchF: MSLTIGIVGLPNVGKSTLFNALTKNDVLAANYPFATIEPNVGVVGVPDARLAKLAEIFSSERVLPATVDFVDIAGIVRGASEGEGLGNKFLANIRESDAICQVIRAFKDENVVHVDGKVSPKDDIETINTELILADLQTIEKVLPRLQKESRIKKDIAPKVKAVEEAKEILEKGDTLFAHGIVQGSERAALLHDLHLLTTKPFLYVFNVDEDELMDDAFKDEQRALVAPAEAIFLNAKLEADLAELDEDEALELLESVGQHEPGLATLARVGFNTLGLQTYLTAGPKESRAWTIKKGATAPEAAGVIHTDFQKGFIKAEVISFGDLVGAGSVAEARAKGKARMEGKDYVMQDGDVVEFRFNT, from the coding sequence GTGTCGCTCACGATCGGAATCGTCGGTCTGCCGAATGTCGGCAAGTCGACCCTGTTCAACGCCCTGACCAAGAACGACGTGCTGGCGGCCAACTACCCGTTCGCCACGATCGAGCCGAACGTCGGCGTGGTCGGTGTCCCCGACGCGCGCCTGGCGAAGCTGGCCGAGATCTTCTCCTCGGAGCGGGTGCTGCCGGCCACGGTCGACTTCGTCGACATCGCGGGCATCGTGCGGGGCGCGTCCGAGGGTGAGGGCCTGGGCAACAAGTTCCTGGCGAACATCCGGGAGTCCGACGCGATCTGCCAGGTCATCCGCGCCTTCAAGGACGAGAACGTCGTGCACGTCGACGGCAAGGTCTCGCCCAAGGACGACATCGAGACGATCAACACCGAGCTGATCCTGGCCGACCTCCAGACCATCGAGAAGGTGCTGCCGCGGCTGCAGAAGGAGTCGCGGATCAAGAAGGACATCGCGCCGAAGGTGAAGGCCGTCGAGGAGGCCAAGGAGATCCTGGAGAAGGGCGACACCCTCTTCGCGCACGGCATCGTCCAGGGCAGCGAGCGCGCCGCGCTCCTGCACGACCTGCACCTGCTCACCACCAAGCCCTTCCTCTACGTCTTCAACGTCGACGAGGACGAGCTGATGGACGACGCCTTCAAGGACGAGCAGCGCGCGCTGGTCGCCCCCGCCGAGGCGATCTTCCTCAACGCCAAGCTGGAGGCGGACCTCGCCGAGCTGGACGAGGACGAGGCCCTGGAACTCCTGGAGTCCGTCGGCCAGCACGAGCCCGGCCTGGCGACCCTGGCCCGCGTCGGCTTCAACACCCTCGGCCTGCAGACCTACCTCACGGCCGGCCCCAAGGAATCCCGCGCCTGGACCATCAAGAAGGGCGCCACGGCCCCCGAGGCGGCCGGCGTCATCCACACCGACTTCCAGAAGGGTTTCATCAAGGCCGAGGTCATCTCCTTCGGGGACCTGGTGGGCGCGGGGTCGGTGGCCGAGGCCCGCGCGAAGGGGAAGGCGCGGATGGAGGGCAAGGACTACGTGATGCAGGACGGGGACGTGGTGGAGTTCCGCTTCAACACGTGA